The following are encoded together in the Streptomyces sp. NBC_00358 genome:
- a CDS encoding Fpg/Nei family DNA glycosylase, translated as MPEGHTIHRLAEDCLAAFGGRGVRVTSPQGKFGDAAALLDGSVLTAAQAHGKHLFLGFRPSQWIHIHLGLFGKVGFGGMPAPPPTDTVRLRLANDTAYVDLRGPTTCALITDDEKRAVHDRLGPDPLRPDADPSAAYRRVSRSRTTIAALLMDQKVIAGVGNVYRAEVLFRHGIDPYRTGRELGAREWDAIWSDLVDLMREGVRNNRIDTVRPEHTPEAMGRPPRVDDHGGEVYVYRRADLPCHICGGEIRTADLAARNLFWCPTCQQA; from the coding sequence GTGCCCGAGGGGCACACCATTCACCGGCTCGCGGAGGACTGCCTCGCCGCGTTCGGTGGCCGCGGCGTCCGTGTCACCAGCCCCCAGGGCAAGTTCGGTGACGCCGCGGCCCTCCTCGACGGATCGGTGCTGACGGCGGCCCAGGCCCACGGCAAGCACCTGTTCCTCGGTTTCCGCCCGTCGCAGTGGATCCACATCCACCTGGGCCTCTTCGGCAAGGTCGGCTTCGGCGGCATGCCCGCCCCGCCGCCCACCGACACCGTCCGCCTGCGCCTCGCGAACGACACCGCGTACGTCGATCTGCGCGGCCCCACCACCTGCGCCCTGATCACGGACGACGAGAAGCGCGCGGTACACGACCGCCTCGGCCCGGACCCGCTGCGCCCGGACGCGGACCCCTCGGCGGCTTACCGCCGGGTCTCCCGCAGCCGTACGACCATCGCCGCGCTGCTCATGGACCAGAAGGTCATCGCGGGCGTGGGCAATGTCTACCGCGCGGAGGTCCTCTTCCGGCACGGCATCGATCCGTACCGCACCGGAAGGGAACTCGGCGCGAGGGAGTGGGACGCGATCTGGTCCGACCTCGTGGATCTCATGCGTGAGGGCGTCCGCAACAACCGCATCGACACGGTCCGTCCGGAACACACCCCGGAGGCGATGGGCCGCCCGCCGCGCGTGGACGACCACGGCGGCGAGGTCTACGTGTACCGCAGGGCCGATCTGCCCTGTCACATCTGTGGCGGCGAGATCCGCACCGCCGATCTCGCCGCCCGCAACCTCTTCTGGTGCCCGACCTGCCAGCAGGCCTGA
- a CDS encoding ribose-5-phosphate isomerase, giving the protein MRVYLGSDHAGLELKNHLVEWLKAAGHEPVDCGPHIYDAQDDYPPFCLRAAERTVADPDALGVVIGGSGNGEQIAANKVAGVRAVLAWSEETAALGREHNNANVISVGARMHTQEEATKFVETFLGTPFTGEERHVRRIEMLADYEKTRELPPIPAHHPQQP; this is encoded by the coding sequence ATGCGCGTGTATCTCGGCTCCGATCATGCCGGTCTCGAACTGAAGAACCACCTCGTCGAGTGGCTCAAGGCCGCCGGCCACGAGCCCGTCGACTGCGGGCCCCACATCTATGACGCCCAGGACGACTACCCGCCGTTCTGCCTCCGCGCGGCGGAGCGCACCGTGGCCGACCCGGACGCCCTCGGCGTCGTGATCGGCGGCTCGGGCAACGGCGAGCAGATCGCCGCGAACAAGGTCGCCGGCGTACGGGCCGTACTCGCCTGGAGCGAGGAGACCGCGGCGCTGGGCCGCGAGCACAACAACGCCAACGTCATCTCCGTGGGCGCCCGTATGCACACCCAGGAGGAGGCGACGAAGTTCGTCGAGACCTTCCTCGGCACTCCCTTCACCGGCGAGGAGCGCCACGTCCGCCGCATCGAGATGCTCGCGGACTACGAGAAGACTCGGGAACTCCCGCCGATCCCCGCCCATCACCCGCAGCAGCCGTAG
- a CDS encoding amino acid permease, producing MTSQPTPTKAAQAPGGPGEPGGGLQAGLKNRHLSMIAIGGVIGAGLFVGSSTGIATAGPGILLSYALVGTLVVLVMRMLGEMSAANPTSGSFSAHADRALGRWAGFSIGWLYWFFWVVVLAVEATAGAKILEGWMPGVPQWGWALIVMVVLTATNLVSVGSYGEFEFWFAGIKVVAIGAFILVGALAIFGVLPGVDAPKAGLGNLTDHGGFLPHGPGTILTGVLLVVFSFMGSEIATLAAGESEDPQRAVTKSTNSIIWRIAVFYLGSILVVVALLPWNDPSIKDKGSYVAALDSLGIAHAGQIMNVIVLTSVLSCLNSGLYTASRMAFSLGQRGDAPKAFARTTRRGVPMTAIVVSVVFGFVAVFFNYKFPDSVFLFLVNSSGAVALFVWLAICFSQLRMRKIIQREAPEKLVVRMWLYPYLTWATAAMIVFVLGYMLTDTEHDGRETVLLSLLVAAIVLVIAFVRQKTGAGARPSARPLASGARDEERDDRTQAEVGA from the coding sequence ATGACCTCGCAGCCGACCCCCACGAAGGCCGCACAGGCCCCCGGAGGCCCCGGAGAACCCGGTGGCGGCCTCCAGGCCGGGCTCAAGAACCGTCATCTGTCGATGATCGCGATCGGCGGCGTCATCGGCGCCGGGCTCTTCGTCGGCTCCAGTACCGGCATCGCCACGGCGGGCCCCGGCATCCTTCTCTCGTACGCGCTCGTCGGCACGCTCGTGGTGCTGGTGATGCGGATGCTCGGCGAGATGTCCGCCGCCAACCCGACGTCGGGCTCGTTCTCCGCGCACGCCGACCGGGCGCTCGGCCGCTGGGCCGGCTTCTCGATCGGCTGGCTGTACTGGTTCTTCTGGGTGGTGGTGCTGGCCGTGGAGGCCACCGCCGGCGCCAAGATCCTCGAAGGGTGGATGCCCGGCGTACCGCAGTGGGGCTGGGCGCTCATCGTGATGGTGGTGCTCACGGCCACCAACCTGGTATCGGTCGGCTCGTACGGCGAGTTCGAGTTCTGGTTCGCCGGGATCAAGGTCGTGGCGATCGGCGCGTTCATCCTGGTCGGCGCACTCGCGATCTTCGGGGTGCTGCCGGGTGTGGACGCCCCGAAGGCGGGCCTGGGCAATCTGACCGACCACGGCGGCTTCCTGCCGCACGGTCCCGGCACGATCCTCACCGGTGTGCTGCTGGTCGTCTTCTCCTTCATGGGCAGCGAGATCGCGACCCTCGCGGCAGGCGAGTCCGAGGACCCGCAGCGGGCCGTCACCAAGTCGACGAACAGCATCATCTGGCGTATCGCCGTCTTCTACCTGGGCTCGATCCTCGTCGTCGTCGCCCTGCTGCCGTGGAACGACCCGTCCATCAAGGACAAGGGCTCGTACGTCGCCGCCCTTGACTCCCTCGGCATCGCGCACGCCGGTCAGATCATGAACGTCATCGTGCTGACGTCCGTGCTGTCCTGCCTCAACTCCGGCCTCTACACCGCCTCCCGGATGGCCTTCTCGCTCGGTCAGCGCGGCGACGCGCCGAAGGCGTTCGCCAGGACCACGCGGCGCGGTGTGCCGATGACCGCCATCGTCGTCTCGGTCGTGTTCGGCTTCGTGGCCGTCTTCTTCAACTACAAGTTCCCGGACTCGGTCTTCCTCTTCCTGGTCAACTCCTCCGGTGCGGTCGCCCTGTTCGTGTGGCTCGCCATCTGCTTCTCGCAGCTCCGGATGCGGAAGATCATCCAGCGTGAGGCGCCGGAGAAGCTCGTGGTGCGGATGTGGCTCTACCCGTACCTGACCTGGGCGACCGCCGCGATGATCGTCTTCGTGCTCGGCTACATGCTGACCGACACCGAGCACGACGGCCGGGAGACCGTACTGCTCTCGCTGCTCGTCGCGGCGATCGTGCTGGTCATCGCGTTCGTCCGGCAGAAGACCGGGGCGGGCGCCCGGCCGTCGGCGCGGCCACTCGCGAGCGGGGCTCGCGACGAGGAGCGCGACGACAGGACCCAGGCCGAGGTCGGCGCCTGA